GCTTCATAAgtgacaacccacaccgaacaagacgagacaaaaacgcaTGCTCGCTTGGCTTGGGATAGAACAAAATACGTTTTGGTGTCGCTTTAGTCAAAGACGtctttgactaatccggtgtgggttgagacTTAAAGGTCAAATTATCTAATTAATGAGAGGTAATATTAAATGTAATCTcctaaaacttttttattcacaaatttaagtctaatcttcttttattttgggccataacatttaaaatctcttcctccgtcacgtctatatctctatggatattcaagaaaACCATTCCGTTCAGgagtgcttctccagttttatttcttaaatatgttttaagcctgcgaagtaaggaaaacgagcgttcacttgaagcgacagatatagggattgttgctccaatctttaaaaaacgatgcactgctttgaaaattttttcatcgcaacaattcaacgcgtccaaaagagttttggatctctttgtttaatttaaccagttcctgaaaatatattcaaaattttagttagaaaatataatatgaagaaaagatttttaaccttttccacattctaaattcagcaacgaaatcatcgggatcttctacatcagtgGACCactgcttttctaaaacacgaacagtctcctgcatctcaataacgtcaagatttatgcatttatttggcaaaatgttttcaattttggaaagcagctctcgatgttttaaGTCCATTTTcaactcacaattccccttaaatctaaaaaaatccagttcagcagccacagagttataaggcaaactcattactttgaagcaaattaaaaaatgtctctgtccagtttatatttttctgggttttttaattggcctacatggttttggggtgttaaaaccccctgcgttcgcccctgacGTTAGCGATTGTCGGATTTGAAGACTCAAAATAACTTCAAATTCCTAAATTCAGGATTTAAATGtcaaagtattttattattgccATTAGTATGTTCATgggtatgaacatacatattaaattgcgaataaaatttcacattagATTTATTCATTATCTTTTTCTGCTGCTTTTTCCTTTCTAATAGCTGAAATACTGCTTTCTCCCTTAAGCGTCTAAGTACTCTCATGTCGCTTTGATCAACCATTGCATCTCCAGCCCATTGCAATGCCTTGTTAAAGATTTCAACTGCCTCACTTGCGGCAATTTTCTTTATGGGGTCTTCGGCAATACAATCATCATCGTCACTTTCTTCAATTTCATGGATTTCGGTGATTTCATGGATTTCGGTGGTATCATCAACACAAGGGTCATCGTTCCACTCTCGAACCATTGGCAATGTAAACTCAAccttaaatagaaaaaagtaataatgaTATCAAAGTGTGTAGTAAAACTTCTACCTGAGGACTCAAGTCCTGAAGGAGATCAACTGACATTCGCATTAAAGAGTTTATTTCTGCACTCCATTTGTCTTTCAGGATGCTTAATGGAATGTTATATTCAGGGTCCTCCTCGTTTCCCATTAAACTTAaaatgtttttccaacaattggCAAGAGTTTCTGTGCTGACCCGATCCCACGCGACAGATAAAAGGGTAACAGCATCTTTCaacattacatttttcattgaTTCAAGCAAATCTAAGTTTTTTGCTGCTATTGAAGCCAACAAACTGTTTCTGTAATATAACTTCGTTATTTTAATCGCATTTTGATCCATAGGTTGGATAAGAGGGGTGACATTTGGCGGAAATTATATTTCCATCTTCAGTTTTTAATTCTGCTTCACTTGGATGAGAGGGAGTGTTGTCAATAAGTAATAGTGCCTTTATTGGTAAGTTCTTCCGCTTTAGAAACAATCTTACCTAGCCAAAAgcaagaatttataataattattaattaagcgaaaaaattgtttacctgTGGCACAAAAGATTGATGGaaccaatgtttaaaaatgGCAGACGTCATCCAGGCTGATTTCGAGTTCTTATAATCCGTAGGGCAACTAAAGTGTTTAAAGCTGCGTGGATTTTTTGCCTTACCAATTcctaaaagtttaaatttatgtGCACCCGATGCATTTGCGCAACAGAGAAATGTTATACGCTGCTTCTTCGTCTTTGTTCCTGGAGCAGTTTTTTCATGCGATGAGACATAGGTCTTATCTGGCAAAAGCTTCCAGAATAAACCAGATTTGTCAGCATTATACAATTGGTCATTACATAACTCCATTTccccaattttttgttttagtttcagtTTAAATGGATCAACCAATTGAGGCTGCGATGAGAGTTTTTCTCCAGATACTTTAAGCAATCTAACTCCGTATCTTTTCTTAAAACTCTGGAGCCATCCGTCACTAACATTGAATCCAGTCGCGTTTTCTTTAAGTAGGGAATGCAATTCCTTAGCCTTTTTTTTAGCATTAATCCACTTACTGGACAATTCCTTTCGCGCATCCGGATGAACCAAAGGTATAAACTTTTTTCCATAGCTGGAAGCTGTGACAATTTTAAAGTCAGGATTCCccgaacttaaaaaataaaatttaatgtattcaGTGTTGTCCGTATGTTAATAAAAAGTGTAGTgaacaaaaattttgttcacGTTACTGAGCTTTCTAAGTAAGTTTGTTCACGTTACAGAGTAGTCAATGTAAAAAAAGCGTGTTCACGTTACCGCGAGTGCactgtaatatttaatatttgtaaatactgAAAAAAGTGTCAAAAAACTCAACTCTTGGGCTCGTCCGGGATTTGAACCCGGGACCTCCCGCACCCTAAGCGGAAATCATACCCCTAGACCAACGAGCCAGTTATAGATCAAAAGACAAaagtcatatttaaatataggaATTTTAAATACTGAATGCAAAGAAGCAGAGTTTAAACGTGCTTGTCCATCTAGCGGAAAAATATTAATCGTTTATAATTGAGCTTTAAGTACTTACAAGTAGATGTCGCTTAACAATTTCCGCAATACTGTTACAGTGGTGGCCACATTGGTTGgcattcaataaaattgtttgttaatAAATCTCAATGATATAGATCCAATTAACTGTTATGGTCGGAAAGGTCTACTACCCAACTTTAACAGGACAGTGCGTTTTTCCAACTGTAGACCACACAATGCAGGATATGTCAAAGTATAAGTTTGATTATTTCTTGAGAGAATATTATGTATGATTAAAACTCTAAAATGGCCAGTTGATATTAAAAACCTGAGGATGCATTGTTTACTGAACGATCACGTATGGATTTTTTGCATACTATTTAACTGTGTTCTGAtgagaatttattttaaatttctagaAAGAAATAGTGATAGATGCATACATTTTCGCTAAATATTTGATTGGATTTCACCTCCACCATTGGCGTTCGTCTATATGCTTCCCGGTAAATGACgggttttataaattttaagacTGGTTTTTAACTCTTTTTGATTTTATGAGTAGCTTCTTCATAGCATACACTTGACATGTCCGTTGGTTAACGAAGAGCTATAGAGATTTTTTAGTCAATATTTCAATCCACGACATTGTATAAAAAGCACGTAATCCACCCAATTAGGGTATCTGAAGCAATAAGCTACAATATTTAATgattaaaaccaaataaaaagttagatgaatcaaataataataataaaaagttatctCCAAAATCAGTCTAGTTCAAGTCCACATTAGCTTGCTTACACTTAccttcttttttttgctttggtttTCAAGAGGAACTAAAAAAAGGCTTGTCATCACACACAGAGTTGTTGCAACAAGATTGATATTTCGTAAATTTCCACGCAATCAATTTCGTCAACAAACATGATTACAATAATCATTTGCAGCAACAATAGCAATCGATTATTGGGCAAAAGGTATTGAAAGTACGGATGTATGTGTTTGCGCTAGCAGCCCTTTGAATAATGAGTACATGAGCAGGTCGTACTTGTACTTATACTGACACACGCTGCCACAGGCTGTAGTAgagtaagtatttatttattcgtacaGAAACAACAATCATTTgcaagtgaaaatatttactcattCATCTTGTAGCTTAGcccaaacagcagcaacaataataacaacaatacgcGGTGgcaaaaagtatcaaatcaaaTGTAACAAATTGTCAGTCGGCACGCTTGCGAATATCTCTGAATATCTAAGATAGTTGAGTTGCAGTCGACGTCGCGCTCACTTGTTTGCTATCACATTGACGTTTGGTTGCTCTTGCCACCGTCTCTACTCGTATTTGCCAATTCGTCAAAAGTTAAAAATCACACAAAATATGTTGTTGGTGACTGCTGGATGttggctgttgctgctgctgttgactcGTGATTGCTTACTGTAGCACCGACGTCGACTGTCGCTCGTTTTGCCAAATGAATAGATGGATGTTGGCACTGGATGAGATGGATGGCCTGTCGCCTGCTCGGGCGGATATACCATATAGTTGaacgtgtatatgtgtgtgtgcatgtgcttTGACGGACAGATGAATGACTGTGTACCGGCGCGGGTGGCGGTGTATATGTGAGTGACTGCGCGCAGCAATGCTGCCAACACATAGTTGATGTTGCTGTTAATGACAGCAATGGTTCTTCAGCTGCTGGCGTTGACGTTGCCACTGCcaatgctattgttgttgctgtcatgaCAATATTACATTTCAGCAACGCTTTCGCTACTTTACACATACCATTTTGCGCTCAGTGCTTGTCAAGAACGTGGAAAAAGGCTGGCAAAAACACTCAATGAGAAATAATCaccatcatcatttattttcctCAACGCATCAatctttgttgttgcacagCTGTAATGCAATTGAGATTACAGAGTTGATAGCGCGGAATGGTGGTGGATGGCTGCTTCCAGCTAACTCTTGGTCTCGGGTTCGTTTCTAAGTTGATGCtaaattatgttatgttacgttacgttatatcattttagttaaattttatgcAGATAATTCAGATTTAAATGAATTATCATCGTTCTGAGGTTGCTATTTAGAGTGTTTTTTACGTTTAGTTATGCTATCTTATGtaatgttaagttatgttatattatgttacgtcaaactaatttatttttattctataaTAGCAGTAcacttgattttaatatttttgaggttGGTATTTTTAGGGTCCATAAATCAATTAAACGTTTTCGAAATTTCATTCGGCCGAatactatttaatttaaattttttaatcataataaATGTTATGTTcagttatattatgttatgttaagctaTATTAAGTTAGGTATTTTTAAATCCATATTTTCCAGTAGTTCACAAAGCGCTTGGTAACATTTCTTCaggcatatgtatgtagctgtgAGCAGTTTCCAACTCCGACACAACAAATAAGTCTGCATGTAACCGCCATAACATTCTCCATCAGCTTTTTCGTCGTCATCATCGCCAGCGTCATCGCCATACGTCAGTTACATCGACTTTTGACGTGCACTGCAATTAACACACACAAAtcgcgttgttgctgttgtcctGCTGTCAACGTCAACGCTGTCACGTGACTACTCGCCACACGTTGCGCTGCCACATTCGCCTTATTCACTGATCGGAAGTAGCAACGCAACGCTGTAACTCAGCGACCGAATGGAAGTGtgtaaataaaaagcttttgagTAAGAAGAATTATACACAAATGTTGCTTTTGGCAAAACTGTACAAATAAAAAGCTTCCTGCTTCGTGGTTTCTTCATAGCGACTTTCTGTTTTTTTCCCAAGTCTTTtgctagcacacacacacacacatttgttttCCCCACATTCTACAATCTCATCACCGCAGCAATGCTATATCCTAAACCTCCTCGAAGACTTTTCGCCAAGTCATTCGAGTCATTAATTTTCGCGACCCCACACATTTTGCGTTTGTTttatcgtttttatttttttgcttttgggtTTTCCTTCCTCCCTATGCCATTCATGCTGTCAAGAGAAGCGTTAAGCGTTGTTGCTgtcattgcttttgttgttgttgttttttgtttttgtagctagCTGTCTTAAGTGCAATGCGCGTACAGGACTCTGTCGAGAATTGATATGGCAGCTTTGTGAAGGTAATGGCGTACAAGTATGTACttccgttattgttgttgctatttggtgttgttgctgctgtcggTAGCTTCCGACTCGTTGGCTGCGGTCGTTTGTTCTCTTCTAATTTATACTCTGACTCCTTTGTGCACTTTTCTTGTTCGCCACCTCCAACGGCTTGCTTTGCTTGGCTCGTTAGGTTCATTCGTCATTTGGTTGAACGGTTGGCCAACTAGTTACTACACAGCCCTTTTACCGCTTGTCGTACCCCATGTCTTCCTAGTTACAGAGTTGGGTTATTTTTCATGCAAGTCACTTCAAAAGTCATTAATCATTTTGTTTGCTTGCTTTGTTGCGTGCGAAATTCTACGCGCGCCtgaatgtttgtgtgtgtgctggtgAGTGTCCAGTTTCTTCATGTACTCAACATCATATATCACGCACATTTAGCTAACAAATCCCTAAGTATCCTTGTCATTCATTTTGACAATTATCCTGGCAGCATTAGATGGGGCCGTTACTCACACAGTTTTGCAAACTCTGTTCACTTCAGATGACTTCTCATTGACAGCAGTGCATTCATTGCTCGTCaaactgaatatatatatatataaatatgtgcatatgtatatatatgtatttatttaattgcaagGTATTGTAATAGTTCAGGTTTAGCAAGCATTGTGATCTTGGAACATGAGTTCATAAGTAACATCAAAATCGAATTAAGGGTCAGtaaatagtttatattttcttatctaAACCGTGGATCGTTAATCGAAGCACGGAGGTAGCATAAGCCCACATCTCGATAGGCAAATTTTTCTATCATCTGAACTGCCAAATCGATGGCTATGGCCGATAGCAGACATTTTATGTGGGCATTTGATGACAgttatttcattttgaaaatgtGGCCACCTAAGTATGTTCGGTGTATTGAAGCGCttaaatgattgaaaaaatgcaaaaaaagttgGTGAAAGGAGAAAAAGCGAAACGTTTTTATATTGATTGATTAATAAATCCTATGTACTACCACTACAATCTGCAATCTCTGGCTTGCCAGATTCACTGCCAGTAATCGCTGCCATTAAGCAATATGCGGTCTCCATAGGCAATCTATAATATGTCAGACATGGCAAACTAGAAATATTTGCCTGTCGAGATGCGGAGTAAGGAATGGGATGAAGATTTAACCAGAAACGAAGAAATCGTAACAAAATCATTGCAATAGTTAATGCATCTgcgttaagttaggttaggtcgaggggtagatctccgcatctACAGAgtatctcacttagacagctaagACTGTACTTTGTGGCACCCAAATACTCCTAACGGATTGCCAAGACCCTCATGATTCGACAATGCGCTTGGACTATGTtaaaaagttcttaagtcggctaatttcgattccagtcacttcgctggggtcgccgaaggtgtgcctaccgaggtgttttGATGTGTTGAATATGGataacaacaaagaaaaaaatatttcatattttaaaatgtttcttcgATAAAGGCGAAAACGAAAGCCAGTTGACTTGAAATGTAAATACTATTTATGGTGCTCAATCTTTAACAGCCAACCAAGCGGAATTCTGTTTTCATCGGAAAAAGAAATTGTCGAGTCCGACAGTCTAAGCACTGTTTCGACTGCCCAGGAGCTAAACATTGCACAAAAAGTCGTATGGAATCATTTAATTAAGGCTAAATACGAAAGAACCTCAATATTTGGGAACCATACggataaatgcaaaaaaaaactcattaaCGAGTTACCATCTGTGAACGGTTTCTCAATCGCAGACAAACTCATTTTGAAGCAGGATCAATTACGAAAATGTCAAGACCGTTATCGTGATCGAATTGCGGTAGCTGGTGTAAACGGTGTCCAAGTTAAGATTGTAAGGCTTTGGTCAGTAGTAAGTAAGTGACTGGCCAGAAGTTTCATGAGCTTGGTTGAGAAGTGTCTGTGTATGGCGAATGATTTTGCTGCTGAATAGTGACTGTCTATGAGAGTGTCATTAGTAaacatttattgaataaaacagTGCTTGAACAAACCTAAATAGGATCATTCCAACtaagctaaataaaaccttaaattttatgcaaacaTAATTGATTTCTTTTCACTAGaccttatatttaaatatcccTTTCAGGAATACATAGAACTTATTCATTTTTTCAAAGgaatttccttatttgtttgtcTACAAAAACCCCACTGATTTCCAAGCATTCTTACTCCAGCTATGTACCTCCCAAAATGTCAACAATTTCAAAATcagatttgtaatagtttttacaaatttatttacgaGTACAAATCTTACTTCGaatgcaatgaaatgaaatatttaaatatatgttatataccTTTTCACACCATGCTACCCTTTCCGGGACGCACACCATTtacaattcttataaaatttacaaaggCCCCATACAAATTGTTGCTCCCTTCAGCAAACACGGACAGTGAGAACGCCACCCTGGAAGGCACAGCTGGGAGTTGCACAATAGAGTCACAGAGAGAAAAGCAGCTAGAAATTACAATTCACGATTTGGCTTGACGCTGTGACAATTGCACAAAAATGCCAAcggcaaaagcaataacaacacctACAAAGGGTATAACAGCAAACGCTACAAAACATTTCTATTCTCGATTCTCTTGCCATTTTATTGCGACTGCAAATTGTtacgtgtgttgttgttttcatacaagcgcatatttgttgtttgcaACGTCATGTTGACAATAGCTTTAGTTTTGCTTTTGACACTTGAAATAAGTACACAGCACACAGCGGTAGCGGTAGTGGCAATTGCAACTAATAGCGACGAAAGCAGCTTTCTAAGGAGGTGGCCTGCAAAATCGTAGCATTAGAAGTGTGTTTTGGGATGTATGATTAGTAGTAGCATGGTAGAATACCCGCCGAGCGCCGCTGACTTGCAAACAATCTTGACGAAAACGAGGGAACTCAACCAACTCCTGGTGTCATTTAACAGCTCTAGTATGTGGTATAATGTTACTACAAGAGGGAACCCTTTTGGGTGTTTTATTATTTGAGTTTCTTATGTTCTTAGGTTGGCATGGACCCAAATTGATACTGACTTGTGCATTTATCAACACTTCAAAGTCATGGCTGTCCACGGGTTGCCAACGTGCGAAGCTTGATGTGAGTAAAAATTAGAAAGGGTGATTTTTAAGTTAGAAAACTGTATAAAATGTATTACAAATCTTGCAGatatagaattttttatttgatatacaaGAGGTAATAagtcatattttaaattttttcttcaataaaagcgaaaacgaaTGCCAGTCGGCTTGACATCTGAATACTATTTATGGTCAATCTGTAACAGCCAACCATGCGCAATTTAGGTTTCTTCGGAAATGGAAATTGTCAtttgagtataaaaatgatttatCAATAGTATATTATTGATCAATAGTTGATATTTATCAATagttgaattcaaaattcaaacatacatatggaaactattcttaaaaatatgttcaattGAAGACATTTTTAAATGTCTTTAGTAGATCCAAATGTATATAATCAATCATCTATATTAACCTCAGACAGATAATTCGATGTCGTTAAAATCATGATGCACCAATACGACAAACTCAATTCTCGGTCCACTTCTGTATTCAAAGCACTCCgtatatatacttacaaacaAACGTGAGCGATAAAGttgtctacaaaaacaacagtgaAACACTAACACGAAGctgaaataaattgcaaatgtcCTTTTCACTGGCAACGCttccattttaatattaattttccttAGAGGTGATCGTCGAGCTCCCAGGAAAGTGAAGACACGATAAACGGCTTTGTTAAGCAGCCACAGTT
This portion of the Zeugodacus cucurbitae isolate PBARC_wt_2022May chromosome 3, idZeuCucr1.2, whole genome shotgun sequence genome encodes:
- the LOC105220027 gene encoding uncharacterized protein LOC105220027, whose product is MDQNAIKITKLYYRNSLLASIAAKNLDLLESMKNVMLKDAVTLLSVAWDRVSTETLANCWKNILSLMGNEEDPEYNIPLSILKDKWSAEINSLMRMSVDLLQDLSPQVEFTLPMVREWNDDPCVDDTTEIHEITEIHEIEESDDDDCIAEDPIKKIAASEAVEIFNKALQWAGDAMVDQSDMRVLRRLREKAVFQLLERKKQQKKIMNKSNVKFYSQFNMYVHTHEHTNGNNKIL